Genomic window (Chryseobacterium bernardetii):
GCTGTTGGTCTGGGTTCTTTCCCTCTCGGACATGGACCTTAGCACCCATGCCCTCACTGCCGCACAACATTTATTAGCATTCGGAGTTTGTCAGGAATTGGTAGGCGGTGAAACCCCCGCATCCAATCAGTAGCTCTACCTCTAATAAACTTTTTTGCGACGCTGCACCTAAATGCATTTCGGAGAGTACGAGCTATCTCCCAGTTTGATTGGCCTTTCACCCCTACCCACAGGTCATCCGAAGACTTTTCAACGTCAACCGGTTCGGTCCTCCACTCTGTGTTACCAGAGCTTCAACCTGCCCATGGGTAGATCACAAGGTTTCGCGTCTAATCCTACTAACTCAGCGCCCTATTCAGACTCGCTTTCGCTCCGGCTCCGGTACTTAATACCTTAACCTCGCTAGTAAAATTAACTCGTAGGCTCATTATGCAAAAGGCACGCCGTCACAGCTTTACGCTGCTCCGACCGCTTGTAGGCGTACGGTTTCAGGTTCTATTTCACCCTTCTATTCGAAGTGCTTTTCACCTTTCCTTCACAGTACTTGTTCACTATCGGTCTTTCAGGAGTATTTAGCCTTGGAGGATGGTCCCCCCATATTCAGACAGGATTTCACGTGTCCCGCCCTACTCATTTATCACTCAAATATGCCTTTCATATACGGGGCTATCACCCTCTATGGCTGTTCTTTCCAGAACATTCTATTAAACATATAAAAGCTTTTGGGCTAATCCGCTTTCGCTCGCCACTACTTACGGAATCTCTTCGATTTCTTTTCCTCCGGGTACTTAGATGTTTCAGTTCTCCGGGTTTGCTCCTCCTAAGAGGTGACATGTCTTCAACATGCCGGGTTGCCCCATTCGGACATCTGCGGATCTATTCGTGTGTGCCAATCCCCGCAGCTTTTCGCAGCTTACCACGTCCTTCGTCGCCTCTGAAAGCCTAGGCATCCGCCATACGCCCTTAACGATTTCTTTCCTATTTTTGGTTACTCAAGCGCTTTATGCGCTCGGTTTTCTCTTTGTGATGTCTTTACCGTTAATGTCAATGATCTTAAATCTATTTCTGATTTAATTCGCAAATATTGTTTTTGGCTCTATTTGCTTTTTTAAAACTAAACCATCTATGATGGTGGAGAATAAGGGAGTCGAACCCTTGACCTCCTGCGTGCAAGGCAGGCGCTCTAGCCAGCTGAGCTAATTCCCCCTCTAGTAGTGATGTTCTTTGTATAATGTAAAATGTATAATGTTTCAGATTTAATCTCTTACATTGTACAAGCTACTTTGTACTTTTTACATCCCTTATAATTAGTAGTCTCGGGCAGGCTCGAACTGCCGACCTCTACATTATCAGTGTAGCGCTCTAACCAGCTGAGCTACGAGACTGTCTTTATGTTAGACCTTGAGAGCTAAGAATATAGAATAAAGACCTTTTCAACTTCTGTCTTTCATCTTTGTTCTTTTCTCCTGCCTCTTCCCTTTACTAATTTCTAGTGGGTGTTGTATTTTTATATATCAACCAAACAAAAAACTAAAGCTTTACTTTGAAGTAAGTACTTTGTATCTTACGATACTAATTTTTTTATCGTCTAACGACGCTCTAAAATGAGATGTTCCAGCCGCACCTTCCGGTACGGCTACCTTGTTACGACTTAGCCCTAGTTACCTGTTTTACCCTAGGCAGCTCCTGTTACGGTCACCGACTTCAGGTACCCCAGACTTCCATGGCTTGACGGGCGGTGTGTACAAGGCCCGGGAACGTATTCACCGCGCCATGGCTGATGCGCGATTACTAGCGATTCCAGCTTCATAGAGTCGAGTTGCAGACTCCAATCCGAACTGAGACCGGCTTTCGAGATTTGCATCACATCACTGTGTAGCTGCCCTCTGTACCGGCCATTGTATTACGTGTGTGGCCCAAGGCGTAAGGGCCGTGATGATTTGACGTCATCCCCACCTTCCTCTCTACTTGCGTAGGCAGTCTCACTAGAGTCCCCAACTTAATGATGGCAACTAGTGACAGGGGTTGCGCTCGTTGCAGGACTTAACCTAACACCTCACGGCACGAGCTGACGACAACCATGCAGCACCTTGAAAAATGTCCGAAGAAAAGTCTATTTCTAAACCTGTCATTTCCCATTTAAGCCTTGGTAAGGTTCCTCGCGTATCATCGAATTAAACCACATAATCCACCGCTTGTGCGGGCCCCCGTCAATTCCTTTGAGTTTCAAACTTGCGTTCGTACTCCCCAGGTGGCTAACTTATCACTTTCGCTTAGTCTCTGAATCCGAAAACCCAAAAACGAGTTAGCATCGTTTACGGCGTGGACTACCAGGGTATCTAATCCTGTTCGCTCCCCACGCTTTCGTCCATCAGCGTCAGTTGTTGCTTAGTAACCTGCCTTCGCAATTGGTGTTCTAAGTAATATCTATGCATTTCACCGCTACACTACTTATTCCAGCTACTTCAACAACACTCAAGACTTGCAGTATCAATGGCAGTTTCACAGTTAAGCTGTGAGATTTCACCACTGACTTACAAATCAGCCTACGGACCCTTTAAACCCAATAAATCCGGATAACGCTTGCACCCTCCGTATTACCGCGGCTGCTGGCACGGAGTTAGCCGGTGCTTATTCGTATAGTACCTTCAGCTAGATACACGTATCTAGGTTTATCCCTATACAAAAGAAGTTTACAACCCATAGGGCCGTCGTCCTTCACGCGGGATGGCTGGATCAGGCTCTCACCCATTGTCCAATATTCCTCACTGCTGCCTCCCGTAGGAGTCTGGTCCGTGTCTCAGTACCAGTGTGGGGGATCACCCTCTCAGGCCCCCTAAAGATCGTAGACTTGGTGAGCCGTTACCTCACCAACTATCTAATCTTGCGCGTGCCCATCTCTATCCACCGGAGTTTTCAATACCAGATGATGCCATCCAGTATATTATGGGGTATTAATCTCCCTTTCGAAAGGCTATCCCCCAGATAAAGGCAGGTTGCACACGTGTTCCGCACCCGTGCGCCGCTCTCAAGTCTCCGAAGAGACTCTACCGCTCGGCTTGCATGTGTTAGGCCTCCCGCTAGCGTTCATCCTGAGCCAGGATCAAACTCTCCATTGTATGTTTGTCTGACTCACTCAAAGTTTTTTAACGCTTTAGTTTTTCCTTACTTGGTTGTTATATTGTATGTCAATGATCTTTTTATCTTCCGCTTTGTAACGAAGCAATCTCTCTGTCAGTGTCGCTCCGTATTTGCGAGTGCAAAAGTAAAACTTTATTTTGTATTGACCAAATGTTTTGAAAGAAAATTTTAAAGTTTTTCAAGTAACCTTAATCCTTCCCAAACCCTCAATCTATCTACTCCTGCGCTCCGAATTATTTCGGACTGCAAAGATACAAACTCTTTTTTAACTCGCAACTTTTATACAATAAAAATTAAAAGTTTTTTTTCGCCTGATATCTTAGTAGAATATAATGTTTATGCTTAGCTAAAAGCTCTTCTGCGCTTGTACTGATACTCTCGTTTTCAGTGGGGCAAAGATAACAACTTCTTACAACGCAAAACAAGTTTATTTAACATAAAATTCATTTGAGCATACCGATTGTGAATAAGTAACACGTTTAAACAATTGATTTATTTATACTTATATCCAATTTTATACTTATCCACAATTAGTATTTAATTAACTGGAATATGAAAATAAAAACTCAATATAATATATATAGCTGGTAGGCTTATAAAATTCGAAGATAAAATTATAGTGTTATTGGCATTAGGAAGTATGAAATATCTTTGAAGCAAATTCTGTGGAGATAGGAATCATGTAAATAAATCGATATTTGATAGATCTTGAGTTCTTTTCAAAATTAGAATACCCTTTGTGATAAGTAATGAATAATAATGAGTAAACTATAATGATGATAACCTATATACTACCCGAGCTGTGATTGCCCACTAACTTTATCATCCCCAGGGATTCAGACAGCGCTATCCAATATTATTGCCTCCTTTCCCCTCTGTTAGATCCTTACAGGATGACAATAGGCGGTCTATTAAGAATAGTAAGGATATTTAAGATCCCTGTTAAATGAATGGATTCGGAACAAAGTAAAAGAGGAAGCTGAAGAATAGAATATAGATTTATTAGAAATAAGGATAAAGCACAGTTCTGAAAAATAAAATATCAAAAGGTAAAGACTTAAAGAGGTGTGAAAAGTAAAAGGTGGATACTGGTTAACTGGTTAGTAAGAACATCAAGGGTTGCATCCATTACTCATTACTGATAGTTACCGGGGTTGGTTTTTGGTTTGGGTTTCCTTTGATATTGGGGTTGGTTTGGGTATTATACTCTTGGGTATGGCACAAAAAAAAATCCTTTATCACAATGATAAAGGATTTTTAAAAATAAAATAAAAACTGGCGGCGGCCTACTCTCCCGCGTTAGCAGTACCATCGGCGCTGGTGGGCTTAACTTCTGTGTTCGGAATGGGAACAGGTGAGCCCCACCGCTAAAACCACCCTAAAGAAGGTATATATTGTAAAATGTCGGTTGTAATATGTACAAGGTATTTATATCATACTTCTTACATTCTATATTTTACAAGTTTTAAGCGATAAAAACTTTCACAAAGACAAAACCTTTACTGCGCATAAAGTACTTGTCATATTTATTATATTATAATTTTAGATTTAGCAACCATAGGCTATAAATCTACGGGTAATTAGTACTACTCGGCTATGACATTACTGTCTTTACACCTGTAGCCTATCAACGTCGTCATCTACAACGACCCTTAAAAGATGTCTCATCTTGAGGCGAGTTTCGCACTTATATGCTTTCAGTGCTTATCTCTTCCAAACGTAGCTACTCAGCGGTGCACCTGGCGGTACAACTGATACACCAGAGGTTTGTTCAATTCGGTCCTCTCGTACTAGAATCAAGCCCTCTCAAACATCTAACGCCCGCAATAGATAGAGACCGAACTGTCTCACGACGTTCTGAACCCAGCTCGCGTGCCACTTTAATGGGCGAACAGCCCAACCCTTGGGACCTTCTCCAGCCCCAGGATGTGACGAGCCGACATCGAGGTGCCGAACCTCCCCGTCGATGTGAGCTCTTGGGGGAGACTAGCCTGTTATCCCCGGAGTACCTTTTATCCTATGAGCGATGGCCCTTCCATACGGAACCACCGGATCACTATGTCCTGCTTTCGCACCTGATCGACTTGTAGGTCTCACAGTCAAGCACCCTTATGCCATTACACTCTACGCACGGTTACCAAGCGTGCTGAGGGTACCTTTGAAAGCCTCCGTTACTCTTTTGGAGGCGACCACCCCAGTCAAACTACCCACCACGCAATGTCCTTCTGAAAGAAGTTAGGCTCCAAGTAAGTAAAGGGTGGTATTTCAACGACGGCTCCACAAACACTAGCGTGCCTGCTTCAAAGCCTCCCACCTATCCTACACATTACTTACTCAAAGTCAATACGAAGTTATAGTAAAGGTTCACAGGGTCTTTTCGTCCCATTGCGGGTAATCGGCATCTTCACCGATACTACAATTTCACCGAGCTCGTGGCTGAGACAGTGCCCAGATCGTTACACCATTCGTGCAGGTCGGAACTTACCCGACAAGGAATTTCGCTACCTTAGGACCGTTATAGTTACGGCCGCCGTTTACTGGGGCTTCAGTTAATGCCTTCGGTTTAACCCTAAGCACCTTCCTTAACCTTCCAGCACCGGGCAGGTGTCAGACCCTATACAGCATCTTTCGATTTAGCAGAGTCCTGTGTTTTTGATAAACAGTCGCCTGGGCCTCTTCACTGCGGCCACCATTGCTGATGGCGTCTCTTCTTCCGAAGTTACGAGACTATTTTGCCTAGTTCCTTAGCCACGACTCACTCGAGCACCTTAGGATTCTCTCCTCGACCACCTGTGTCGGTTTTGGTACGGGTTGCTTCACTTCGGCTTTTCTTGGATCAGATTACTCTACAGCAGCTTCGCCCGAAGGCTAGGCCTTGACTATTCCGTCAGTCTCCAGCAGATACATCCAACCGTCCCCTTTTATTGTGAGCAAGTCAGGGAATATTAACCCTGTGTCCATCCACTACCCCTTTCGGGTTCGCGTTAGGTCCCGACTAACCCTCAGCTGATTAGCATGGCTGAGGAAGCCTTGGTCTTTCGGTGAGCAGGTTTCTCGCCTGCTTTATCGTTACTTATGCCTACATTTTCTTTTCTATCCGCTCCACAATACCTCACAGTACTGCTTCGGCGCAAATAGAATGCTCTCCTACCAGATGTACAATGTACAAATCCATAGCTTCGGTAATATGTTTATGCCCGATTATTATCCATGCCGGACCGCTCGACTAGTGAGCTGTTACGCACTCTTTAAATGAATGGCTGCTTCCAAGCCAACATCCTAGCTGTCAATGCAGTCCAACCGCGTTGCTTCAACTTAACATATATTTGGGGACCTTAGCTGTTGGTCTGGGTTCTTTCCCTCTCGGACATGGACCTTAGCACCCATGCCCTCACTGCCGCACAACATTTATTAGCATTCGGAGTTTGTCAGGAATTGGTAGGCGGTGAAACCCCCGCATCCAATCAGTAGCTCTACCTCTAATAAACTTTTTTGCGACGCTGCACCTAAATGCATTTCGGAGAGTACGAGCTATCTCCCAGTTTGATTGGCCTTTCACCCCTACCCACAGGTCATCCGAAGACTTTTCAACGTCAACCGGTTCGGTCCTCCACTCTGTGTTACCAGAGCTTCAACCTGCCCATGGGTAGATCACAAGGTTTCGCGTCTAATCCTACTAACTCAGCGCCCTATTCAGACTCGCTTTCGCTCCGGCTCCGGTACTTAATACCTTAACCTCGCTAGTAAAATTAACTCGTAGGCTCATTATGCAAAAGGCACGCCGTCACAGCTTTACGCTGCTCCGACCGCTTGTAGGCGTACGGTTTCAGGTTCTATTTCACCCTTCTATTCGAAGTGCTTTTCACCTTTCCTTCACAGTACTTGTTCACTATCGGTCTTTCAGGAGTATTTAGCCTTGGAGGATGGTCCCCCCATATTCAGACAGGATTTCACGTGTCCCGCCCTACTCATTTATCACTCAAATATGCCTTTCATATACGGGGCTATCACCCTCTATGGCTGTTCTTTCCAGAACATTCTATTAAACATATAAAAGCTTTTGGGCTAATCCGCTTTCGCTCGCCACTACTTACGGAATCTCTTCGATTTCTTTTCCTCCGGGTACTTAGATGTTTCAGTTCTCCGGGTTTGCTCCTCCTAAGAGGTGACATGTCTTCAACATGCCGGGTTGCCCCATTCGGACATCTGCGGATCTATTCGTGTGTGCCAATCCCCGCAGCTTTTCGCAGCTTACCACGTCCTTCGTCGCCTCTGAAAGCCTAGGCATCCGCCATACGCCCTTAACGATTTCTTTCCTATTTTTGGTTACTCAAGCGCTTTATGCGCTCGGTTTTCTCTTTGTGATGTCTTTACCGTTAATGTCAATGATCTTAAATCTATTTCTGATTTAATTCGCAAATATTGTTTTTGGCTCTATTTGCTTTTTTAAAACTAAACCATCTATGATGGTGGAGAATAAGGGAGTCGAACCCTTGACCTCCTGCGTGCAAGGCAGGCGCTCTAGCCAGCTGAGCTAATTCCCCCTCTAGTAGTGATGTTCTTTGTATAATGTAAAATGTATAATGTTTCAGATTTAATCTCTTACATTGTACAAGCTACTTTGTACTTTTTACATCCCTTATAATTAGTAGTCTCGGGCAGGCTCGAACTGCCGACCTCTACATTATCAGTGTAGCGCTCTAACCAGCTGAGCTACGAGACTGTCTTTATGTTAGACCTTGAGAGCTAAGAATATAGAATAAAGACCTTTTCAACTTCTGTCTTTCATCTTTGTTCTTTTCTCCTGCCTCTTCCCTTTACTAATTTCTAGTGGGTGTTGTATTTTTATATATCAACCAAACAAAAAACTAAAGCTTTACTTTGAAGTAAGTACTTTGTATCTTACGATACTAATTTTTTTATCGTCTAACGACGCTCTAAAATGAGATGTTCCAGCCGCACCTTCCGGTACGGCTACCTTGTTACGACTTAGCCCTAGTTACCTGTTTTACCCTAGGCAGCTCCTGTTACGGTCACCGACTTCAGGTACCCCAGACTTCCATGGCTTGACGGGCGGTGTGTACAAGGCCCGGGAACGTATTCACCGCGCCATGGCTGATGCGCGATTACTAGCGATTCCAGCTTCATAGAGTCGAGTTGCAGACTCCAATCCGAACTGAGACCGGCTTTCGAGATTTGCATCACATCACTGTGTAGCTGCCCTCTGTACCGGCCATTGTATTACGTGTGTGGCCCAAGGCGTAAGGGCCGTGATGATTTGACGTCATCCCCACCTTCCTCTCTACTTGCGTAGGCAGTCTCACTAGAGTCCCCAACTTAATGATGGCAACTAGTGACAGGGGTTGCGCTCGTTGCAGGACTTAACCTAACACCTCACGGCACGAGCTGACGACAACCATGCAGCACCTTGAAAAATGTCCGAAGAAAAGTCTATTTCTAAACCTGTCATTTCCCATTTAAGCCTTGGTAAGGTTCCTCGCGTATCATCGAATTAAACCACATAATCCACCGCTTGTGCGGGCCCCCGTCAATTCCTTTGAGTTTCAAACTTGCGTTCGTACTCCCCAGGTGGCTAACTTATCACTTTCGCTTAGTCTCTGAATCCGAAAACCCAAAAACGAGTTAGCATCGTTTACGGCGTGGACTACCAGGGTATCTAATCCTGTTCGCTCCCCACGCTTTCGTCCATCAGCGTCAGTTGTTGCTTAGTAACCTGCCTTCGCAATTGGTGTTCTAAGTAATATCTATGCATTTCACCGCTACACTACTTATTCCAGCTACTTCAACAACACTCAAGACATGCAGTATCAATGGCAGTTTCACAGTTAAGCTGTGAGATTTCACCACTGACTTACACATCAGCCTACGGACCCTTTAAACCCAATAAATCCGGATAACGCTTGCACCCTCCGTATTACCGCGGCTGCTGGCACGGAGTTAGCCGGTGCTTATTCGTATAGTACCTTCAGCTAGATACACGTATCTAGGTTTATCCCTATACAAAAGAAGTTTACAACCCATAGGGCCGTCGTCCTTCACGCGGGATGGCTGGATCAGGCTCTCACCCATTGTCCAATATTCCTCACTGCTGCCTCCCGTAGGAGTCTGGTCCGTGTCTCAGTACCAGTGTGGGGGATCACCCTCTCAGGCCCCCTAAAGATCGCTGACTTGGTGAGCCGTTACCTCACCAACTATCTAATCTTGCGCGTGCCCATCTCTATCCACCGGAGTTTTCAATACCAGATGATGCCATCCAGTATATTATGGGGTATTAATCTCCCTTTCGAAAGGCTATCCCCCAGATAAAGGCAGGTTGCACACGTGTTCCGCACCCGTGCGCCGCTCTCAAGTCTCCGAAGAGACTCTACCGCTCGGCTTGCATGTGTTAGGCCTCCCGCTAGCGTTCATCCTGAGCCAGGATCAAACTCTCCATTGTATGTTTGTCTGACTCACTCAAAGTTTTTTAACGCTTTAGTTTTTCCTTACTTGGTTGTTATATTGTATGTCAATGATCTTTTTATCTTCCGCTTTGTAACGAAGCAATCTTTCTGTCAGTGTTACTCCGTATTTGCGAGTGCAAAAGTAAAACTTTATTTTGTATTGACCAAATGTTTTGAAAGAAAATTTTAAAGTTTTTCAAGTAACCTTAACTCTTCCCAAACCCCCAATCCATCTACTCCTGCGCTCCGATTTATTTCGGAATGCAAAGATACAAACTCTTTTTTAACTCGCAAATTTTAAACAATAAAAATTGAAGTTTTTTTCGCCCGATATCTTAGTAGAATATAATGTTTATGCTTAGCTAAAAGCTCTTCTGCGCTTGTACTGATACTCTCGTTTTCAGTGGGGCAAAGATAGCAACTTCCTACAACGCAAAACAAGTTTATTTAACATAAAATTCATACTGACTACGCTTTTTACCCCTAATACACTGATACCATGGATGAAAAATTTTAAATAAAATTAATCCAACGGGATTACATATATAAGCAGAAGACCAGTTAAGGTTTTTAGGGTATATTTTTAGGGTGCCTTTTCTGTATAAATAGCACTCAAAAATTCGGCATATGATTTTTCCAACCCAACAACATCCCCCGATTTAAGGTTTAAACCTCCAACTCCTGATGTATCCGGTTTAATCTTTAAAGATGAAACCTGAAAGTACAGGTTCTCATCATTTGTCTTCGGCTGGACTTTTACTGTTGAGCCTAGAAGCTTCTTAGTAGAAATCGTATAGACTTCGCAAGGAACAATTTTTAATTTAAAAAATGACCTTGGAGGTATAATATAATCCTTCTTATTAATATTAATCTTCTGATCTTTTTCTGCGGAAGCAAAAATATACATTGCTCCTTCCTGAATCCTCAATTTCTCCCTGGGAGTATAATATAATGCTATCTTATAATTAGAAGCATTGAAAGCCTGGGGTGAACCGTCAATATTTTCAAAGGGCTTTATTGCAAAAGTATTGGCTCCAATCTCCTTTGCTTTTTTATAAACTAATGAAAACACCATGGCATCATCTTTTGAGAATCCCTGAACTTCTGCTTCTCCCAGATAGATTGCACCTGTTTCTGTTTCAACTTTTTTATAGAGAAACTTATCTGAATTATCATTGGTTTTTTCCACTTTGCTCAGATAAACATTTTGTGCACTCCAAAGCTGAGTGCATACTATGGAAAAGATGATGGCTATATTTTTCATATTATTGTTGTTGCGTAAGGATATCTACACATTCTTCCAGGCTGTGTTCCCAGTGTTTCGGCTCAATTTTATAAATCTCTTCTATTTTATCCAGAGACATTGTACTTCTTACAGGTCTTTTAGCCGGAGTTGGATATTGCTCGGTTGTTAGCGCATTCAGTTTTATCGAGGATTTTGAAAATTCAGCAATTTTCTTCGCGAAATCAAACCAAGTGGTTTCCGGATAGTTTGAAAAGTGAAAAATTCCAAAGGTTTTACTTGGGTTTTCAATGATATCCATTATTGCTTCTGCAAGATCATTAGCATTAGTGGGTTGCCCGAACTGATCTGCAACAATTCCCAGCTCGGTTTTCTGTGAAAACAGATTCAGCATGGTCTTCACAAAATTTTTATTAAACTCTGAATACAACCAGGAAGTTCTCAGGATAATGGTTTTCGGGTTGAGTTCCAATGCCAGCTCTTCTCCTTTTCTCTTTGACTCCCCATATACTCCTATTGGATTTGTAAAATCATCTTCTGAATAAGGAAGATTGGTATCTCCATCGAAAACATAATCTGTAGAGACATGAATAAGAATGGTTTTATGCTCTGTACATGCCTGGGCAAGATGAGCAACACCATCGGCATTTACAGCAAATGCTTTTTCTTTTTCTTTCTCTGCTAAGTCTACGGCAGTATATGCGGATGCATTAATACAGTAATCCGGTTTGTTATCATAGAAAAAGTCGTTAACCTGTTCTTCATTGGTAACATCTAAGCTGGTGGAATCTGTAAAAAGAAACTCGTACTGATTTTCAAAATTGGGAGCAATTTTTCTGATACAGTTTCCTAATTGACCGTTACCCCCTATTACTGCTATTTTTTTCATATGTTATTTTTTATACTATATATTAAAAGTTTCTCAATAGGAATATCTATCAAGATTTTTTGGCATTCTGGGATCTTAAAAACTTAACTCTCGACTGGAAATCTTTTTGGATAAGATCTACATAAAATTTGTTGAATGTTTCTTTTATATCTTCCGGATGTACTTCTGACTTCCTCGTTTTCATATTAAAATAAATAACAGTTACCCAAAGTACAGCATGAACTGTTTTCTCATCTAAACTTTTCATAAGAATCTCAACTTTTGCTGTTCTATCCTGTACATCGATCGTTTTACTGCTGATAATTACCTGGGTATTATACCTTACTTCTTTCATATAAGCTATTTCATTCTGGATGGCAATCCACGTACAGCCCGTCTTCTTGGTATATTCTTCATAGGTAAATCCGTAGAATGTTTCTACATGATCTTCTCTGGCATTGAACATATAATCAAGATATTTTACATTATTCAAATGACCGATAGGATCACAATCACTAAACCTAACTTTTACGATAGTTGATACTTCTTTTTCCATTCCGCAAAAATAAACAAACCGCCTCTTTTGAAGGCGGTTTGTCTTATAAATCTTTGTTAATTTGCTGAAATTATTGAATTCCTAATTCTTTTTTTACAGCTGCAGTAGCATCAGCACCTGCTTTATAAAGGAATGCTGGTGAATTTGCATCCATTACATACTCATACCCGTTAGCTTTAGCAACTTTATCCACAGCATCGTTCAGTTTTTTCTCAATTGGTCCGAAAGCTACTTCCTGCTTAGCCTGAAGATCTTTTTGAGCTTTATCCTGCATTTGAGCTATTTCTTCCTGGATTTTTTGTAATTCAGCTTCTCTAGCTTTGTTTTCGTCCGCAGTTTTCTTAGGAGCTTCTTCGCTATATTGCTTTAGTTTAGCTTGCCCAGCATCATATTTTTTCTTGATCTCAGCTTGTTTAGTATCGTAGAATGTTTTAAGGTCAGCATCTGCTTTTTTCTTTTCAGGCATTGCATTAAGAACTCCCAATACATCTAAAGTAGCCATTTTTTGAGCTTTTGCCATACCTACAGAAACAACCATCATTACTGCTGCAAATAATACACTTAATTTTTTCATAATTGGTAAATAAATAATTTAATTTGTTTTTAGATTTCAAATTTACGTAAAAGTTAACTTATAATTTTATTTTTTACTTTTACTTGTAGTTTTCTCTTTTTTATCCCCCTTCAGTAAAATAGCTAATACTTTTTCTGTATAATCATATTTTCCCTGAAGAAATATAACACTAATGTTATTGCTTTTATCAAGAACTATGCCCAACCCATTTTTTTCGGACATTGTTTTGATGGCTCCCCAGATCTGGTCCTGGAATGGCAAAACGAGATTTGTTCTCAATTTTGTAATCTCACCATTGGCTCCAAAACGCAAACTTGTAGTGGTTTTGATATTTTTATCAAGGTCTACAACTTCTTTTTCTCTTAGTTTCAACTGGTCACCTATCAATAACACTTTTTCACTTTCAAAAGCCGCTTTTTTCCTTTCATATTCTGCCTGCATGTTCTGAAGTTCAGACTGCCAGGTATCGATCTGAGCGTTTAATCTTGCTTCGGCTTCTTTATACTGAGGTAATTTATTTAAAATTTCATTAGTATCTACCACTCCAATTTTCTGG
Coding sequences:
- a CDS encoding OmpH family outer membrane protein, coding for MKNFKITITFVLLLIFGLGNAQKIGVVDTNEILNKLPQYKEAEARLNAQIDTWQSELQNMQAEYERKKAAFESEKVLLIGDQLKLREKEVVDLDKNIKTTTSLRFGANGEITKLRTNLVLPFQDQIWGAIKTMSEKNGLGIVLDKSNNISVIFLQGKYDYTEKVLAILLKGDKKEKTTSKSKK
- a CDS encoding acyl-CoA thioesterase; translated protein: MEKEVSTIVKVRFSDCDPIGHLNNVKYLDYMFNAREDHVETFYGFTYEEYTKKTGCTWIAIQNEIAYMKEVRYNTQVIISSKTIDVQDRTAKVEILMKSLDEKTVHAVLWVTVIYFNMKTRKSEVHPEDIKETFNKFYVDLIQKDFQSRVKFLRSQNAKKS
- a CDS encoding OmpH family outer membrane protein — protein: MKKLSVLFAAVMMVVSVGMAKAQKMATLDVLGVLNAMPEKKKADADLKTFYDTKQAEIKKKYDAGQAKLKQYSEEAPKKTADENKAREAELQKIQEEIAQMQDKAQKDLQAKQEVAFGPIEKKLNDAVDKVAKANGYEYVMDANSPAFLYKAGADATAAVKKELGIQ
- the rfbD gene encoding dTDP-4-dehydrorhamnose reductase, coding for MKKIAVIGGNGQLGNCIRKIAPNFENQYEFLFTDSTSLDVTNEEQVNDFFYDNKPDYCINASAYTAVDLAEKEKEKAFAVNADGVAHLAQACTEHKTILIHVSTDYVFDGDTNLPYSEDDFTNPIGVYGESKRKGEELALELNPKTIILRTSWLYSEFNKNFVKTMLNLFSQKTELGIVADQFGQPTNANDLAEAIMDIIENPSKTFGIFHFSNYPETTWFDFAKKIAEFSKSSIKLNALTTEQYPTPAKRPVRSTMSLDKIEEIYKIEPKHWEHSLEECVDILTQQQ